One part of the Streptomyces sp. AM 2-1-1 genome encodes these proteins:
- a CDS encoding polynucleotide kinase-phosphatase has product MTTPEESNEDFDSTAETSTPTPTSDPTGAPTHSPTGSTTDADTRTGDIPGTTATPPGGTDRSAPRPRTLPVPDLSLVVLIGATGSGKSTFAHRHFKPTEVVSSDFCRGLVADDENDQSASGDAFDLLHYIVGKRLEAGRLTVVDATNVQAEARRKLVQLAREYDVLPVAVVLDLPEEVCRARNATRPDRAGMPRHVVQRHRRELRRSLRGLEREGFRKVHVLHTEEEADRATVVRERRYNDLRHLTGPFDIIGDVHGCRSELDSLLAELGYADGTHPQGRTAVFVGDLVDRGPDSPGVLRRVMSMVASGDALCVSGNHENKLSRYLKGRKVQHSHGLAETIEQLEREDGRDPEFRARAEEFVAGLVSHYVLDGGDLVVCHAGLPEKYHGRTSGRVRSHALYGDTTGETDEFGLPVRYPWAEEYRGRAAVVYGHTPVPTASWVNNTLCLDTGAVFGGKLTALRWPEREIVGVPAEKVWYEPVRPLATEAPGGREGRPLDLGDVHGRRIVETRHMGRLSVREENAAAALEVMSRFAVDPRLLPYLPPTMAPTATSREEGYLEHPAEAFAQYRADGVTRVVCEEKHMGSRAVALVCRDADAARERFGTDGPTGALYTRTGRPFLDDTALTETLLDRIRAAVTAAGLWEEWDTDWVLLDAELLPWSLKAAGLLRSQYAAVGAAAGAVLPPALAALEAAGGRGVDVSALAGRQRERAGDAAAFTEAYRRYCWSTEGLEGVRFAPFQVLAVRGRSLAAEPHDAQLAWLDRLVEHDPTGLLQVTRRLVVDTGDEESVRAGVDWWLEMTAAGAEGMVVKPLAALVRDAKARLVQPGVKVRGREYLRIIYGPEYTRPDHLERLRSRFLGHKRSLALREYALGLEALDRLAEGEPLWRVHEAVFAVLALESEPVDPRL; this is encoded by the coding sequence ATGACCACTCCCGAAGAGAGCAACGAAGACTTCGACAGCACCGCAGAGACCAGTACTCCCACCCCCACCAGCGACCCCACCGGCGCCCCCACCCACAGCCCCACTGGCAGCACCACCGACGCGGACACCCGCACCGGTGACATCCCCGGCACCACCGCCACCCCACCCGGCGGCACCGACCGCTCGGCCCCCCGCCCCCGGACCCTGCCGGTCCCCGACCTCTCCCTCGTCGTGCTGATCGGGGCCACCGGCTCCGGCAAGTCGACCTTCGCACACCGCCACTTCAAGCCCACCGAGGTCGTCTCCTCCGACTTCTGCCGCGGGCTCGTCGCCGACGACGAGAACGACCAGAGCGCGAGCGGTGACGCCTTCGACCTCCTCCACTACATCGTCGGCAAGCGCCTCGAAGCGGGCCGGCTCACCGTCGTCGACGCCACCAACGTCCAGGCCGAGGCCCGCCGCAAGCTGGTCCAGCTGGCCCGGGAGTACGACGTGCTGCCGGTCGCCGTCGTGCTCGACCTGCCGGAGGAGGTCTGCCGGGCGCGCAACGCCACCCGCCCGGACCGGGCCGGGATGCCGCGCCACGTCGTCCAGCGCCACCGGCGCGAGCTGCGGCGTTCCCTGCGCGGCCTGGAGCGCGAGGGCTTCCGCAAGGTGCACGTGCTGCACACGGAGGAGGAGGCCGACCGGGCGACGGTCGTGCGTGAGCGCCGGTACAACGACCTGCGCCACCTCACCGGCCCGTTCGACATCATCGGTGACGTCCACGGCTGCCGCAGCGAACTCGACTCCCTGCTTGCCGAGCTGGGGTACGCGGACGGCACCCACCCGCAGGGGCGTACGGCGGTCTTCGTCGGTGACCTCGTCGACCGGGGGCCGGACAGTCCCGGAGTGCTGCGGCGCGTGATGTCCATGGTCGCCTCGGGCGACGCGCTCTGCGTCTCCGGCAACCACGAGAACAAGCTGAGCCGTTATCTCAAGGGCCGAAAGGTCCAGCACAGCCACGGCCTCGCCGAGACGATCGAGCAGCTGGAGCGCGAGGACGGGAGGGACCCGGAGTTCCGTGCGCGGGCCGAGGAGTTCGTCGCCGGACTCGTCAGCCACTACGTGCTGGACGGCGGCGACCTGGTGGTGTGCCACGCCGGGCTGCCCGAGAAGTACCACGGCCGCACCTCCGGCCGGGTCCGCTCGCACGCCCTGTACGGCGACACCACGGGGGAGACCGACGAGTTCGGGCTGCCCGTGCGCTACCCGTGGGCCGAGGAGTACCGCGGTCGCGCGGCCGTCGTCTACGGCCACACCCCGGTCCCCACCGCCTCCTGGGTCAACAACACCCTCTGCCTGGACACCGGCGCGGTCTTCGGCGGCAAGCTGACCGCCCTGCGCTGGCCGGAGCGCGAAATCGTCGGCGTACCCGCCGAGAAGGTCTGGTACGAGCCGGTCAGGCCGCTGGCCACCGAGGCGCCGGGAGGCCGGGAGGGCCGACCGCTCGACCTCGGGGACGTCCACGGCCGGCGGATCGTGGAGACCCGCCACATGGGCCGGCTCTCGGTGCGCGAGGAGAACGCCGCCGCCGCGCTGGAGGTGATGAGCCGGTTCGCGGTGGACCCCCGGCTGCTGCCGTACCTCCCGCCGACCATGGCCCCGACCGCCACCTCCCGCGAGGAGGGGTATCTGGAGCACCCGGCCGAGGCGTTCGCGCAGTACCGCGCGGACGGCGTCACCAGGGTCGTGTGCGAGGAGAAGCACATGGGCTCCCGCGCCGTCGCCCTCGTCTGCCGGGACGCGGACGCCGCCCGGGAGCGCTTCGGCACGGACGGGCCGACCGGTGCGCTCTACACCCGTACCGGCCGGCCGTTCCTCGACGACACCGCGCTCACCGAGACGCTCCTCGACCGGATCCGGGCCGCCGTCACCGCCGCCGGGCTCTGGGAGGAGTGGGACACCGACTGGGTCCTGCTCGACGCGGAGCTGCTCCCCTGGTCGCTGAAGGCCGCCGGGCTGCTCCGCTCGCAGTACGCCGCCGTGGGCGCCGCCGCCGGCGCCGTCCTCCCGCCGGCACTGGCCGCGCTGGAGGCCGCCGGGGGCCGGGGCGTCGACGTGAGCGCTCTCGCGGGGCGCCAGCGGGAACGCGCGGGGGACGCCGCCGCATTCACCGAGGCGTACCGGCGCTACTGCTGGAGCACCGAAGGGCTGGAGGGGGTGCGCTTCGCGCCGTTCCAGGTCCTCGCGGTGCGGGGGCGCTCGCTCGCCGCCGAACCGCACGACGCGCAGCTCGCCTGGCTCGACCGGCTGGTCGAGCACGACCCGACCGGCCTGCTCCAGGTCACCCGGCGGCTCGTCGTCGACACCGGCGACGAGGAGTCCGTCCGCGCGGGCGTCGACTGGTGGCTGGAGATGACCGCGGCGGGCGCCGAGGGCATGGTCGTCAAACCGCTGGCGGCCCTCGTCCGGGACGCCAAGGCGCGACTGGTGCAGCCGGGCGTCAAGGTGCGCGGCCGGGAGTACCTCCGGATCATCTACGGCCCCGAGTACACCCGCCCCGACCACCTGGAGCGGCTGCGCTCCCGCTTTCTCGGCCACAAGCGGTCGCTGGCGCTGCGGGAGTATGCGCTCGGCCTGGAGGCGCTCGACCGGCTGGCCGAGGGCGAGCCGCTCTGGCGGGTCCACGAGGCGGTGTTCGCCGTCCTCGCGCTGGAGTCGGAGCCGGTAGACCCCCGGCTGTAG
- a CDS encoding 3' terminal RNA ribose 2'-O-methyltransferase Hen1: MFMTIGTTGTPERPATDLGYLLHKHPERAQAFSTSHGTAHVFYPEASPERCTAALLLEVDPVALVRRGKGKGRGGAPDAALAQYVNDRPYAASSLMSVAMATVFASALRGDCRAMPERAADPLPLRIEVPVLPARGGAELVRKLFGPLGWARVDAEPVPLDEAFPEWGESRYVRLTLEGELRLSDALRQLYVLLPVLDDAKHYWVAPDEVDKLLRAGEGWLATHPEHRLITSRYLARRWGLTRQAEQALELVRLAESDDLDVESVDNAVDEATDTPERPVPLAQQRRDAILSALHDAGAARVLDLGCGQGQLVQALLKDVRFTEIVGVDVSMRALTIAARRLKLDRMGERQSRRVALRQGALTYTDKGLRGYDAAVLSEVVEHLDLPRLPALEYAVFGAARPRTVLVTTPNVEYNVRWETLPAGHVRHGDHRFEWTRAEFRDWAGKAADRYGYAVAYAPVGPDDPEVGPPTQMAVFTLAESDGTGDGASGSDHPNRRENENKNEREKEAKAA, encoded by the coding sequence GTGTTCATGACAATCGGAACGACCGGCACCCCGGAACGCCCCGCGACCGACCTCGGCTACCTGCTGCACAAGCATCCCGAGAGGGCGCAGGCGTTCTCCACTTCGCACGGCACGGCGCACGTCTTCTACCCCGAGGCGTCCCCCGAGCGGTGCACGGCCGCGCTGCTGCTGGAGGTCGATCCGGTGGCGCTGGTCCGGCGCGGCAAGGGGAAGGGGCGGGGAGGCGCCCCCGACGCGGCGCTCGCGCAGTACGTCAACGACCGCCCGTACGCAGCCTCCTCGCTGATGTCGGTGGCCATGGCGACGGTCTTCGCGTCGGCGCTGCGGGGCGACTGCCGGGCGATGCCCGAGCGGGCCGCCGACCCGCTGCCCCTGCGCATCGAGGTGCCGGTGCTGCCCGCCCGGGGCGGGGCCGAGCTGGTGCGGAAGCTGTTCGGGCCGCTCGGCTGGGCGCGGGTGGACGCGGAGCCCGTACCGCTGGACGAGGCGTTCCCCGAGTGGGGCGAGTCCCGTTACGTCCGGCTGACGCTGGAGGGGGAGCTGCGGCTGTCCGACGCCTTGCGACAGCTCTACGTCCTGCTGCCGGTGCTCGACGACGCCAAGCACTACTGGGTGGCGCCGGACGAGGTGGACAAGCTGCTGCGGGCCGGGGAGGGATGGCTCGCCACGCACCCGGAGCACCGGCTGATCACCAGCCGATACCTCGCCCGCCGCTGGGGGCTGACCCGGCAGGCCGAGCAGGCGCTCGAACTCGTCCGCCTCGCCGAGTCGGACGACCTCGACGTGGAGAGCGTGGACAACGCGGTGGACGAGGCCACCGACACCCCGGAGCGCCCGGTGCCGCTCGCGCAGCAGCGGCGCGACGCGATCCTGTCGGCGCTGCACGACGCCGGGGCGGCACGGGTGCTCGACCTCGGCTGCGGGCAGGGGCAGTTGGTCCAGGCGCTGCTCAAGGACGTGCGGTTCACCGAGATCGTCGGTGTCGACGTGTCGATGCGCGCCCTCACCATCGCCGCGCGCCGGCTCAAGCTGGACCGGATGGGCGAACGCCAGTCCCGCCGGGTCGCGTTGCGGCAGGGGGCGCTCACCTACACCGACAAGGGGCTGCGGGGGTACGACGCCGCCGTGCTCAGCGAGGTCGTGGAGCATCTCGACCTGCCGCGGCTGCCCGCGCTGGAGTACGCGGTGTTCGGCGCGGCGAGGCCCCGCACGGTGCTGGTCACCACGCCGAACGTCGAGTACAACGTGCGCTGGGAGACCCTGCCGGCCGGCCACGTCCGTCACGGCGACCACCGTTTCGAGTGGACCCGGGCCGAATTCCGCGACTGGGCCGGGAAGGCGGCGGACCGCTACGGCTACGCGGTCGCGTACGCCCCCGTCGGGCCGGACGACCCCGAGGTCGGCCCGCCCACCCAGATGGCGGTGTTCACCCTTGCCGAGAGCGACGGCACGGGCGACGGCGCGAGCGGCAGCGACCACCCGAACAGGCGCGAGAACGAGAACAAGAACGAGAGAGAGAAGGAGGCGAAGGCGGCATGA
- the mmuM gene encoding homocysteine S-methyltransferase codes for MRTARRPLADALAEGPLLLDGGLAHQVEAQGCDLSDALWSARLLVDAPEQLEAAHTAYARAGAQVLITASYQATFEGFTRRGIGRPGTEELLARSVELARRAGERSGREIWVAASVGPYGAMLADGSEYRGRYGLSVEELERFHRPRVEALAAARPDVLALETVPDVDEARALLRAVARTGIPVWLSYSVAGGLTRAGQPLREAFAEAAAHEQVIAVGANCCDPADADGAVRCAAAVTGKPVVVYPNSGERWDTSGRRWTGPSTFGAPERVRDWTRNGARLVGGCCRVGPSLIAALGRALEDTGPPDGSLLP; via the coding sequence GTGCGAACCGCCCGGAGACCGCTTGCCGACGCCCTCGCCGAGGGCCCGCTCCTCCTCGACGGAGGGCTCGCCCACCAGGTGGAGGCCCAGGGGTGCGATCTCTCCGACGCGCTGTGGTCGGCGCGGTTGCTGGTGGACGCCCCCGAGCAGCTCGAAGCCGCACACACCGCGTACGCGAGGGCGGGCGCACAGGTACTCATCACCGCCAGCTACCAGGCGACCTTCGAGGGGTTCACACGCCGGGGCATCGGCCGCCCGGGGACGGAGGAGCTGCTGGCGCGGAGCGTGGAACTGGCCCGGCGCGCGGGCGAGCGCTCCGGACGCGAGATCTGGGTCGCCGCCTCGGTCGGGCCCTACGGGGCGATGCTCGCGGACGGCAGCGAGTACCGGGGCCGGTACGGCCTCTCCGTCGAGGAGCTGGAGCGTTTCCACCGTCCACGGGTGGAGGCGCTCGCCGCGGCCCGGCCCGACGTGCTGGCGCTGGAGACGGTGCCGGACGTGGACGAGGCGCGGGCGCTGCTCCGGGCGGTCGCCCGCACCGGGATCCCGGTCTGGCTCTCGTACAGCGTCGCGGGCGGCCTGACCCGGGCGGGGCAGCCGCTGCGGGAGGCCTTCGCGGAGGCCGCCGCTCACGAGCAGGTGATCGCGGTCGGGGCCAACTGCTGCGATCCCGCCGACGCGGACGGAGCCGTCCGGTGCGCGGCGGCGGTGACCGGCAAGCCGGTGGTCGTCTATCCCAACAGCGGGGAGCGGTGGGACACGAGCGGGCGCAGGTGGACGGGGCCGAGCACCTTCGGCGCTCCGGAGCGGGTGCGCGACTGGACCCGGAACGGCGCGCGGCTGGTCGGCGGATGCTGCCGGGTCGGGCCGTCCCTGATCGCCGCGCTCGGCCGCGCACTCGAGGACACCGGGCCGCCGGACGGGAGTCTTCTCCCGTAG
- a CDS encoding LLM class F420-dependent oxidoreductase, translated as MDLRIFTEPQQGASYDTLLSVAKATEDLGFDAFYRSDHYVRMGSGDGLPGPTDAWITLAGLARETKRIRLGTLMTAGTFRLPGVLAIQVAQVDQMSGGRVELGLGAGWFEEEHKAYGIPFPKERFGRLEEQLAIVTGLWATEVGKTFSYDGTYYQLTDSPALPKPAQPKVPVLIGGHGAVRTPRLAARYADEFNIPFASLEDTRKQFGRVREAAKAAGRTPDDLVYSNALVVCVGKDDAEVARRAAAIGRDVEELKANGLAGTPAEVVDRIGAFAAVGSSRIYLQILDLGDLDHLELISSQVQSQLA; from the coding sequence ATGGATCTGCGCATTTTCACCGAGCCCCAGCAAGGGGCTAGCTACGACACCCTGCTGAGCGTCGCCAAGGCCACCGAAGACCTCGGGTTCGATGCCTTCTACCGCTCCGACCACTACGTGCGCATGGGGTCCGGCGACGGACTGCCGGGCCCGACCGACGCCTGGATCACCCTGGCCGGTCTGGCCCGTGAGACCAAGCGCATCCGCCTGGGCACGCTCATGACGGCGGGCACCTTCCGCCTCCCGGGTGTGCTCGCCATCCAGGTCGCCCAGGTCGACCAGATGTCCGGCGGACGCGTCGAACTGGGCCTGGGAGCCGGCTGGTTCGAGGAGGAGCACAAGGCGTACGGCATCCCCTTCCCGAAGGAGAGGTTCGGCCGCCTGGAGGAGCAGCTCGCCATCGTCACCGGGCTGTGGGCCACCGAGGTCGGCAAGACCTTCAGCTACGACGGCACCTACTACCAGCTCACCGACTCGCCCGCGCTGCCCAAGCCGGCCCAGCCCAAGGTGCCGGTGCTGATCGGCGGGCACGGAGCGGTCCGCACCCCCCGGCTGGCCGCGCGGTACGCGGACGAGTTCAACATTCCGTTCGCCTCGCTGGAGGACACGCGGAAGCAGTTCGGCCGGGTGCGGGAGGCGGCGAAGGCGGCGGGCCGCACCCCCGACGACCTGGTGTACTCCAACGCCCTGGTGGTCTGTGTCGGCAAGGACGACGCGGAGGTGGCCCGCCGGGCCGCCGCCATCGGCCGGGACGTGGAGGAGCTGAAGGCCAACGGCCTCGCCGGTACACCGGCCGAGGTGGTCGACAGGATCGGAGCGTTCGCGGCGGTCGGGTCCTCGCGGATCTACCTCCAGATCCTCGACCTCGGCGACCTCGACCACCTGGAGCTGATCTCCTCCCAGGTCCAGTCCCAGCTGGCGTGA
- a CDS encoding DUF6099 family protein, which yields MEAERLVEMGRRALAESRGAADIMTEAWQAQALARAIGDRLAAAGPAELRGDARGLGEIGGREWSTPDSPVLLTGPSRAARLTEVDDVPRTLAGLALLLGEAGMALVGVACDTGEDTLYWQCIEAIDAADESMDRVRGMLGRLAEQATERARERDGPYGAVRG from the coding sequence ATGGAAGCGGAACGACTGGTCGAGATGGGGCGGCGCGCGCTGGCGGAGAGCCGGGGCGCGGCGGACATCATGACCGAGGCATGGCAGGCCCAGGCGTTGGCCCGGGCCATCGGCGACCGGCTGGCCGCCGCGGGTCCGGCGGAGTTGCGCGGAGACGCGCGCGGGCTCGGTGAGATCGGTGGGCGGGAGTGGTCCACGCCGGATTCGCCGGTCCTCCTGACCGGACCGTCGCGCGCGGCCCGGCTCACGGAGGTGGACGACGTCCCGCGCACCCTCGCCGGGCTCGCACTGCTGCTCGGAGAGGCGGGCATGGCTCTCGTCGGGGTCGCCTGCGACACCGGGGAGGACACCCTCTACTGGCAGTGCATCGAGGCGATAGACGCGGCCGACGAGTCGATGGACCGGGTGCGGGGCATGCTCGGCCGCCTCGCCGAACAGGCCACGGAACGCGCGAGGGAGCGGGACGGCCCGTACGGCGCGGTCCGGGGGTAG
- a CDS encoding nucleotide pyrophosphohydrolase, which translates to MNELDVAQLQRRLVAFAESRQWGQYHTPKNLAAALSVEASELLEIFQWLTPQQAAAVMSDPGTAHRVEDEVADVLAYLLQFCAVLGVDALAALSAKIDRNETRFPVPGNADGPAHHSSE; encoded by the coding sequence ATGAACGAACTCGATGTGGCACAACTCCAGCGGCGACTCGTCGCGTTCGCCGAGTCCAGGCAGTGGGGGCAGTACCACACCCCGAAGAACCTGGCGGCGGCCCTCAGCGTCGAGGCCTCCGAACTGCTGGAGATCTTCCAGTGGCTGACCCCACAGCAGGCGGCGGCCGTGATGAGCGACCCGGGGACGGCGCACCGGGTGGAGGACGAGGTGGCCGATGTCCTCGCCTACCTCCTGCAGTTCTGCGCGGTGCTCGGAGTGGATGCGCTGGCGGCGCTCTCGGCGAAGATCGACCGGAACGAAACGCGGTTTCCGGTGCCCGGGAATGCCGACGGCCCTGCGCATCACTCTTCGGAGTGA
- a CDS encoding ATP-binding protein: protein MTTTAPPPGTTRVGPPRAAPDVPPRPVRPVVTELRLAAFASHWRRTLPLGPLTLLTGPSGSGASSALRAYEALARLGAGDALEDVFPDPVSCVPERAVADAEGRRGFRIGCTVDGPAGPVRLDVAVQAEPSLRIVGERLTAGGQTLLSTALRDPRRPTVQAAWHTAGQVPVTRAPLPDGRLATALLPLRVAGVTEGQLRVLAAAEQVVVGLHSAFPCDPLPGGMRGPARAGEERLRSGCDNLAAVLARTRTQCAHRHARLVAAAAAGCAGPVTALTTRESADGKVEALVGRGAGRTTPIGRLGDGELRYVALALVLLTGPHVLEVNTPDEIPWAMRALTVLTDGFDRGLDARQSGELLRLAAGICADGHLRLLGTVGEAGAALAGATEGAVLVDLSG from the coding sequence ATGACCACCACAGCTCCTCCCCCCGGCACGACCCGCGTCGGCCCGCCCCGCGCCGCTCCCGACGTGCCGCCCCGGCCCGTCCGCCCCGTCGTCACCGAGCTGCGGCTGGCCGCCTTCGCCTCCCACTGGCGCAGAACCCTGCCGCTGGGGCCACTGACCCTGCTCACCGGCCCCAGCGGCAGCGGCGCCTCGTCCGCACTGCGGGCCTACGAGGCGCTGGCCCGGCTCGGGGCCGGTGACGCCCTGGAGGACGTCTTCCCCGACCCCGTCTCCTGCGTGCCCGAACGTGCGGTGGCCGACGCCGAGGGCCGGCGGGGCTTCCGCATCGGCTGCACCGTGGACGGCCCGGCCGGTCCGGTCAGGCTCGACGTGGCCGTCCAGGCCGAGCCCTCGCTGCGCATCGTGGGCGAGCGGTTGACGGCGGGCGGGCAGACCCTGCTCAGCACCGCGCTGCGCGACCCGCGCCGCCCGACCGTGCAGGCCGCCTGGCACACGGCGGGCCAGGTTCCGGTGACCCGCGCCCCACTCCCGGACGGCCGACTCGCCACCGCGCTGCTGCCGTTGCGGGTCGCCGGCGTCACCGAGGGCCAGTTGCGCGTACTCGCCGCCGCCGAGCAGGTGGTGGTGGGCCTGCACTCCGCCTTCCCCTGCGACCCGCTGCCCGGGGGGATGCGCGGACCGGCCCGCGCCGGGGAGGAGCGGCTCCGATCCGGCTGCGACAACCTCGCCGCGGTGCTCGCCCGCACCCGTACGCAGTGCGCGCACCGGCACGCCCGGCTGGTGGCCGCGGCGGCGGCGGGGTGCGCGGGGCCGGTGACCGCGCTGACCACCCGGGAGTCCGCGGACGGGAAGGTGGAGGCGCTGGTGGGACGCGGAGCCGGGCGCACCACCCCGATCGGGCGCCTCGGGGACGGTGAACTCCGCTACGTCGCGCTGGCCCTGGTGCTGCTGACGGGTCCGCACGTGCTGGAGGTGAACACACCGGACGAGATCCCCTGGGCCATGCGCGCCCTCACCGTGCTGACGGACGGGTTCGACCGCGGCCTCGACGCACGCCAGTCGGGGGAGTTGCTGCGGCTGGCGGCGGGGATCTGCGCGGACGGCCACCTGCGGCTGCTCGGCACGGTGGGGGAGGCGGGCGCCGCCCTGGCCGGCGCGACCGAGGGCGCCGTACTGGTAGACCTGTCCGGATGA
- a CDS encoding cell division protein SepF — protein MSRYDRYDRYDATDAQWEGLAQVVPLRGRNEWPSRVDHDAVPQRDAEEQRRLVVLRVQVFSDAREVAEYLVAQVPVLLDLTAAETDVAKRILDFSSGVVFGLGSGMHRVDRNVFLLAPLGMEVEGVTPAGIPQS, from the coding sequence GTGAGCAGGTACGACAGGTACGACAGGTACGACGCCACGGACGCGCAGTGGGAGGGCCTGGCCCAGGTGGTACCCCTGCGGGGGCGGAACGAGTGGCCGTCCCGCGTCGATCACGACGCGGTCCCGCAGCGCGACGCCGAGGAGCAGCGCCGACTGGTGGTGCTGCGGGTCCAGGTCTTCTCGGACGCCCGCGAGGTGGCCGAGTACCTCGTCGCGCAGGTCCCCGTGCTGCTGGATCTGACGGCGGCCGAGACGGACGTGGCCAAGCGCATCCTCGACTTCAGCAGCGGCGTCGTCTTCGGCCTCGGCAGCGGCATGCACCGGGTGGACCGCAACGTCTTCCTCCTCGCGCCGCTCGGCATGGAGGTCGAGGGGGTCACCCCCGCCGGTATCCCTCAATCGTAG
- a CDS encoding MBL fold metallo-hydrolase: MPITGGDFVDLGQGLYVWLPPQRGWGLANCGLLATRKGALWIDTPYDRALAGEFLAQSEARLPDGASIDRVVVTHANGDHFWGAGVVPDAEIIVTRGAREHIHFEPTPQQQHALIASGDPTTPLGSYLARHFGPFDWSTTEPVVPTTYFTGELELTLDGHPVRITALPPAHTTGDLIVHLPDHDTVFAGDVIFGSTPERPGDHPCHWAGPLAQVIEACEHVLATGAGVIVPGHGPLLGPPGVRDHIDYLGHVRERAHTFHTAGVPAPLAARRIVAEGRHPDLGLPERLAVTVGTEYRHLNGVEQTGVFEAMSDVALLAQEIEQGRIGRFAL; this comes from the coding sequence ATGCCGATCACGGGTGGGGACTTCGTCGACCTGGGCCAGGGACTGTACGTCTGGCTGCCGCCGCAGAGGGGCTGGGGACTCGCCAACTGCGGCCTGCTCGCCACGCGGAAGGGGGCGCTGTGGATCGACACCCCCTACGACCGGGCGCTGGCGGGGGAGTTCCTCGCGCAGAGCGAGGCGCGACTGCCGGACGGCGCGTCGATCGACCGGGTGGTCGTCACCCACGCCAACGGCGACCACTTCTGGGGCGCGGGGGTCGTCCCCGACGCGGAGATCATCGTCACCCGCGGGGCCCGCGAGCACATCCACTTCGAGCCCACCCCGCAGCAACAGCACGCGCTGATCGCCTCCGGCGACCCCACCACGCCCCTGGGGTCCTATCTGGCGCGGCACTTCGGCCCGTTCGACTGGTCCACCACCGAACCCGTGGTGCCGACCACATACTTCACCGGTGAGCTCGAACTCACGCTGGACGGTCACCCGGTACGGATCACGGCGCTGCCACCCGCCCACACCACCGGTGACCTGATCGTCCATCTGCCGGACCACGACACGGTGTTCGCCGGAGACGTCATCTTCGGATCCACTCCCGAACGGCCGGGCGACCACCCGTGCCACTGGGCCGGACCGCTCGCCCAGGTGATCGAAGCCTGCGAACACGTACTGGCGACCGGCGCCGGGGTGATCGTGCCGGGCCACGGTCCGCTGCTCGGTCCCCCGGGGGTCCGTGACCACATCGACTACCTCGGCCACGTCCGCGAGCGCGCCCACACCTTCCACACGGCCGGCGTCCCGGCGCCGCTGGCAGCCCGCCGGATCGTCGCCGAGGGACGCCACCCCGATCTGGGACTGCCCGAGCGGCTGGCGGTGACGGTGGGCACCGAGTACCGGCACCTGAACGGCGTCGAGCAGACCGGGGTGTTCGAGGCGATGTCCGACGTCGCGCTGCTCGCCCAGGAGATCGAGCAGGGCAGGATCGGCCGGTTCGCTCTCTGA